The following is a genomic window from Paenibacillus sp. FSL R5-0766.
CGGTCAGAAGGCAGATTAACCGAATGAATGGAGTGCACTTGCCCCGGATGCGCCGAGAGTACGATGATCCGGTCGGACAGAAATACGGCTTCAGGGATGCTGTGTGTGACAAAGAGGAAGGTCTTTCCTGTTGAGCGCTTGATCTCAAGCAGCTCCAATTGAAGCTTTTCTTTGGTGAATTCGTCCAGGGCCGAAAAGGGTTCATCCATGAGCAGCAATGGCGGATCAAGCGCAAGGGCACGTGCAATGGATACACGTTGCTGCATCCCGCCGCTGAGCTGCCATGGATAATGGTCTGCGAAGCGGGTTAGCCCTACCATTTCAAGCAGTTCACCGCTAATGCGGCGGCACTCCTTACGGCGGGTACCCAGCAGTTCCAAGGGCAATTCCACATTGTGACGAACGGTGCGCCAATCGAACAAGGCGGGTGTCTGGAAGACAATGCCGAACTGTCGCTGTAGCCGGGCCCGCTCAGGCTCCTGACCTGCAATGCGAACGGTGCCTGAGGTGGGCTGAAGTAGATCACCCACCAGCCGGAGCAAGGTCGACTTGCCACACCCGGAAGGGCCAAGCAGCGAGACAAACTCATTGGACTGGATCTGGAATGTAACATCCGACAAAGCAGTGACTTGTTGTGTACCTGTGCCAAAAACAACGGACACATGATCTACATCAATATGGCAGGCTTCGGGGACTGTAGCTGAGGGTGCGGAGGACATGGGCATTCTCCTTTGTGGAAGTTATTTTCATTACACACCAAGGCTGAATGGGAGGTTTATATACACAAACGTAACAGGTTTTGCTTGTTAGATAATACTATATCGCTTTGGGCGGGAATTACATTATACAGTGTGTTTTGAGTATGGGCCTGTTCATGTTACACAATGTAAAATGAGATAGATTCTCAGATACATCCATGTGAGTTTTCTTCGTAGATAGCTAACATATATTTCACCTAACAACAAACGCACGATCATTTGTATTTATTGAATAAATATTCGGAAAATATGACATATACCCTCGTATTCTTGGTCGTTTTCTTGTATAAAGATTGAATAGACGTACAAGGAGTTCCACCTCCACGTGAGTCAAAGCTCCTGAATGATGAAGGCGGTATCACCATTCCGGATCAATCGCCACGCATGTTGGAATTCTCAGTCATGTAACGCTTTGAAAACCACATATATAGGTCTATCCAAAGATCAGTAGAACGAAGCTTTCAAATCCAGAAATCGGGGTGGTCATGATGTTTGATTGGCTGGGATGGAGAAAAGGATTGCCGCTGTGGCGATCGTATCTGTTGAACGCACATATGAAGGAAGATGTGGAACAGATTTTTGAGGGAATTGCCGAAACGAGACGGCAGATTATGATGGACTGGGCAGATGAACAGTGGAATCACCTGGATCGTTTGCTTCAACAGATACAGTCGGTCCAATTACAGGATGTATTACAAGGATCACAGCAACGAAGCAAACTAGATGCATGGTTTCAATCCAGTTATATTCGAGCCGTAGACAGTACGGAGCTATTCATGCTGAACGAACAGAATCAGGTGGTATTCTCTACATATAAGAAACATATTGGACAGATCTATGAAGATTACGAAGCTTTAATTGGACCAGGATTGAAATACTCCAGAGTAGATCATCATGGTAAAAAATGCTTGTATGGTCCTTATTCTGATCCACTGACGTTGGATATTGGTCCACGCTCGTCCGCTTTTCACGATGATGTCACCTTGCTGTTTATCTCCCCAATCTTGCAGGAAGGTCGATATGTCGGTTCATTATGCAGCCGTGTACCCGGGGATGTACTGGGTGACCTGATCCAACGAGAATCAGGCCATATCTATCCCGATTCCGGTGACAATTACCTCTTTATGGCTGAGTCCATATTACGGCCCCATCTGCAACCCGGTACCGCCTTATCCCGAAGCCGCTTCGAAGACCGCACCTTTACGCATGGGGAAAACCTCAAAGATGGTGTCACCACCGAATGGGGTATCGTTTCCGTTAAGGAGCACACCGAGCTGGAACTCATGTTCACTGATCCGTCGACCGGAGAACTGCACCCCGGGGTAGCAAACACCATTCAGAATGGTTCCAATCTGTTCGTAGCTTTTCCCGGCTACTCGGATTACCGCCATATTTCTGTGATCGGCAAAGGCATCACCTTCCAGCTGCCACACTGTCCTGATCGCTGGGGCATGATGTGTGAAGGGGATCTGGAGGAAGTGTATCGGATACGAAGCATCGGCTGGCGCCAGTTCAAGCAGCACAGTCTCTTCACGCTTTTGTCAGGCGTTGCAGGAGCCGCGCTTGTCTATGCCCTCACTGGTAGCGGTTGGAGTGCGGCAGCAATGGCCGCTTTTAATGTGTTATTCGGATCCTTCACTGCATTACAGCTGCATCGTAGCCAATATCGACGGGTGCATGAAGACTTGCGTCGCATCAGCCGATTTATTCGAATTAACGCCGAAGGCAGGGGGGATCTGACCCAGCGCCTGGACACGTCTGCTTTTGCCCAAGACGAATCCGGTGAACTGGCGAAGTGGATCAACAACATGATTGACTCTCTGGAAGGCATTATGCTGAAGGTACAACTTGCCACGGTAGACGTTATGGATAATCAGGTTCAGATGCGAACTTCAACAGAGACAACCCAGGGTACGACTGAGCGTGTAAACCACAAGCTTGGTTCGATGATTCAGGCCATTCGCACTCAACTGGAAGATCTCGACCAGGCCAAGATTGCTGCCGATCACATGCGCATAACGCTGCAACAACTGGAGACCTCTGCTACCGAACAGATCGGCGTGGCTCAGCAGGAAGTGGAACGAATCGGCGACAAAATGACCCAAATCTCAGGAGCGGTGTCCGATACCAACCGTACCATCCTGTCCTTCATGGATACCATGAAAGAGATTTACCGTGCACTGGCTGTCATTGATGAAATTTCAGCTCAGACGAACCTGCTGGCTCTGAATGCTACCATTGAAGCTGCACGCGTGGGCGAACATGGCCAAGGCTTCTCGGTTGTGGCAGGGGAAATCCGCAAGCTGGCTGATTTATCCCGCTCTTCTACGGAAAATATTCATCAGATTCTGGACCGAATCTCAACAGCAGCAGGAGCTGCGTCCCAGTTAATTACAGAGGGAGATCAGGTACTGGCTGAAGGAACAACACTGGTTCAGGCCGCTTCGCAACTTTTGCAAAATGCTACCGCTGAAGAAACCGAGCGCACACAAGTCGTGGATCAGGTGGTCATGCTGATGGAGAATATTGCTGCAATCAGCCACCAAAACCGGGCGACTTCCGCTGAGGTGGAGGCCGAGATGATGGAGCTGATTCGTGATATGTTGCAGGTTCAGCATTCTTCGCATAATGTGGAAGCCATTACGGTCTTTCTGCAACAACTCGTGGGTCAATTCCATCTGAATCACCCCGCCAAAAATGCTGTCATCTGACGTCATCGTTGACGCGGATTGGAGAAATAGCTAAAATTTGATGCAACTGTTCCTTTTGAAATTGTCGTATCATTTATAATAGAAGATTTCCAATCTGAACCGATGAAAGGGTGGTCTGCATGGAACTGCTTCAGGATTCATTTGGCCGGATACATGACTACATCCGTATTTCTGTTACGGACCGCTGTAATTTACGCTGTGTGTACTGCATGCCTGCAGAGGGTATGGAGTTTGCTCCACATGATGAGATTATGAGCTACGAAGAAATAGCACAGGTGCTGAAGGTACTTGCCCCGATGGGCATGCGCAAAGTCCGACTCACCGGGGGCGAACCGTTGGTACGCAAGGATCTGCATAAGCTCGTCAGCATGATCTCGGCAATTGACGGGATTGACGATATTGCCCTGACTACCAACGCTCTTCTGCTGGACAAACAAGCTCAGGCGTTAAAAGATGCTGGGTTGAACCGGATTAACATCAGTCTGGATTCCCTGCGCGCTGATCGCTTCTCCATGATTACCCGCGGCGGAGATGTGAACAAGGTGCTGAAAGGCATTGAAGCTGCAACTGCCGCTGGCCTTGCTCCGATCAAGCTGAATGTTGTGCTTATGAAGGGTATCAACGATGATGAGATCAAGGATTTTATTGCAATGACGATTGATCAACCTCTTCATGTACGTTTTATTGAATATATGCCGATTGGACAGGCTTCGGATTCATGGCGCAAATCCTATTTGCCGCTGGAAGCTGTGACAGATGTATGTGCTGAAGCAGGCTGGACGGTAGAAAATACAACAGGCCCTGCGGGCAATGGCCCATCACGAAATATGAAAATTGTGGGCTCCGAAGGCACATTTGGATTGATTCATCCCGTAAGCGATCATTTCTGTGACAATTGCAACCGACTTCGGTTGACCGCTGATGGACATATCAAAGCCTGCCTCTACTGGTCGGATGAGTATAATGTTCGCCGCTTCGTGGATGATCCGGACGCTATGGCGGCACTTTTCCTCAAAGCGCTGGGTACGAAACCAAAGAATCATGAGATGGCTCTGGCTTTGGAACAAAAAATGCAATCGCACACGCCGACGGTACGCCGCATGTCCCAGATTGGCGGATAACAACAGTACGCAATATAACTCAACCGCGTATTCCTGCATATCGATATATATCTTTACCGTCAGGATGACCTCTCAACACAACGAATGAGGTAGCGCTGGCGCGGTGAACCCTTACGTAAATCAGCATTCATAACGTGAAGTGGAGCGTGTCATAAGGCATAGGTGGATAACCAAAGCAGACGAGAACTTAATTGTTTTCGTCTGCTTTTTCGTTATGTTTTCATAAGTTTCTGAAAAACTTTAATTTCCCTGTTTCATTTGTTAAAAATTTAATTAATATACCTTATGCCCTTATCAGGTCTTCAAGATTCCGATAATTCTGACGATGTATACAATACATCTAGATGATACATATACATAATAGGAGCTGAACCTTATTGAACATCGTTGAAGCACTCGTTGCAGCAAGTCCATATTTTAAAATTATGCTGAAAGAACATGATATCATGATTGCGGTAACCGACACGGAGAAGTTCTGGTATTATGTTCCCAGCAATGAACTCGATCTGGGCATCAAGGCAGGAGACCCCGTTTCCCTCGATGACCCTACACTCCGCCGGGCACTTATACATGGAGAAACTTCAGCGAACCGTATTGACGCAAAATTCTATGGTACATCCATCAACTCGGCGGCCACCCCACTTCGGGATGAACAAGGAAATATCGTGGGCACACTTGCCATTGGTTTCTCTCTTCAGAACGAGGAAAAACTGGAGTACTTCACTGAATTGATCGGCGGTATCAGCGGAAAATTAACAGATATGGTGCAGACGGTAGCTGCCCAATCCGAGCAATTGACGGCATCTTCCACGCAGATTTTGGATAATACCCGCATGGCTGTGCAGAACTCAGGTGAAGTGAACAAAGTTGCCGCATTCATCCGCGAAATCTCAGAACAGACCAATCTGCTAGGCCTGAATGCAGCCATCGAAGCAGCCCCGAGCAGGTGAGGCAGGCGCCGGATTCAGCGTCGTTGCATCTGAAGTGCGTAAACTTTCTACGGGTACCAAAGAAGCTACGGTGAACATCGAACGTTCCTTGAAAGATGTCCAGCATTCCATCCAGCAGATGGAGCAGGAGATCACATCCATCTCACAGTCTAGCAACCAACAAGCGGTGCTGGTAACCGAGTTCAGCGAGGTCATTGATCAGTTGAACAGTGTAAGCCGGGATCTGAAAGTGTTTATTGAATCCATGCTGCTGAAGGCGGAATAGATCCGATTATGATTTCCATAACTCAAATGACCAACCATATATAAGAGACACAACACCAAAGCATTATCGAGCACTACAGTTCCAACTCAATAACTTGATCACCAGGCATGCTGATAATCACATTCAGCACCCACATTGAACTCTCCGTGCGATTGACGTCACGGGGAGTTTTTTTATTTTAAACAGGATGAGCCACATCACGGTCCTTCTATGCATAGATGAGCTTCCACAGCATCATAACTGCCAGCCCAACCATGACTACAGCGGACAACCGATTAAACACCAGACTGATGCGTCCAGTTCGATCCGTTCTGCCAATCACCCTTCCTGCGCCTGCAAGTCCCAAGAACCATATCCACGATACAGCCGCGGCTGTCAGGGCAAAATAGATGCGCTCCACCCCTTCATAGTGAAGTGAACTGGTGCAAATCACAGCAACCGTGTCCAGCAGAGCATGCGGATTGAGTAAAGATACCGATGCGGCAAACGCAATCTGTCGCCCCGCTGACATTACCGTCTGTGAACCTTCCACAGATTCGGACGACCTCCAGATACTCCAAGCCATATACAGCAAAAACAAGCTTCCTGCTCCATACAACACATTCGCCAGCAATGGCCATTGCAGCAAAATGAGTGATACTCCTCCAACGGCTGCCCCGATCAACAACGTATCACTGACCCCTGCCGTTATTACAGCAGGCAGTGCATGTATATAACGCCTCTGGCTCATTCCCTGGTTAAAAATAAATACATTCTGCACACCCAGTGGCAAGATCAGGCCAAACGCCAGAACCACTGCATGAATAACAACCTCCATCATTCTTCCCCCTTATCTCTGTATTCCATAGTAGAGCAGATGATGGCTGGCGTAACCAACCACTTGGATGGCATCAGACCCAACCAAATGATATAGTGTTTGTTACAAAGTGTCATTTCAGAAGTTAACTATATAAAAAATAAAAATTTACACGTAAACGGAGAGGGCAGAAATAACCTGAAGAAGCGAAGCGTTCGCCTTTATCCCCAGATTTTCACCTTTATAAAATCAAATTTAAAAAAATCTGGGGATAACAGCGATCGGAAGGTTGTTCTGCCATCGGAGTACCAAGTGTAAATTCAAACGGAGGTGATTCTGCCTGTCATGGAACGTTCTGATTCTCGGCTAAACATGGAGTGGAAGCCGAACCCCTCTCTCGACTTGCCCTTGTATCGCCAGATTGAAGCCTATGTCCGGCAGAAAATCACAACGGGCGAATGGTCAGCAGGATATCGTCTCCCCTCACAGCGAATATGGGCTGAGTCCATGGGGGTAAACCGCAGTACATTGGTCACTGCCCTTGATAATCTGGCAGCCGCTGGTCTGATTGAAGGCAGACATGGCGGGGGAACTTATATTTCCGGCTCCGGTTGGCATGGTATGGCTCATGGAGCGATGCCCAATTGGAACGAAGCCATTGAGGAGGGCTGGTATTATCCCAACTTGCCCGAGATCCAGCAGATTAATCAGGCTGAATTCCGACCTGGCATCATACGTCTTGGTACAGGGGAGCTTGCCCCGGAACTGATGCCTCAGGATGCTTTTAACGACATTCTGTACTCCCTGTCCCAGCGTTCTCGTACACTCAACTACCTGGAACCTCAGGGAAGCCTGGAGCTTCGTGAGGCTTTATCCGCCCATTTGCAGACGACTGGCATTCATGCCTCTCCAGATTCCATACTGATCGTATCCGGCTCACTTCAGGCGCTGCACTTGATTTCGGTCGGACTGCTCCCTCGCGGCTCAGCAGTTCTGCTGGAAAAACCGTCGTATCTCTATTCCATTCACGCCTTTCAATCGGCAGGGTTGAAAATGAGTGGTATCCCGATGGATGACGATGGATTGCACATTGCTCGTCTGGAGGACGCGGCGCAGCATGTCAAAGATCAAGACCACATCTCGCTTCTCTATACGATCCCGAGCTTCCATAATCCCACCGGCTCTGTGATGAGTGATCACCGCTGGGAAGAACTGATGACCACCGCTCGAACACTAGGCATCTCCATACTGGAGGATGCCGCCTACAGTGATCTGTGGCTGGATACTCCTCCTCCGTCATCGCTGAAGGCGCGTGACCAAGAAGGACGGGTGCTGCATATGGGTACTCTGTCAAAGGCAGTCAGCCCCGGTCTGCGCCTCGGATGGCTAGTCGGGCCAGAGCCGGTCATTCGCCGTCTCGCAGATATCAAGATGCAGACCGATTATGGCACCAGTTCACTCGCCCAAGAAGCTGCTGCCCTGTGGTTCGCAGAAGGACATCACGCTGGACATATGGAACGCCTTCGCCCTGAGTTACGCAAACGAAGAGACTTCATGCTGGATCTGTTGCGACAGTACTTTCATGACATTGCGGAGTGGGAAATACCCGCTGGCGGGTTTTACATCTGGTTGCAATTCGCTGTCTCCCCTCTCTCTATCCGCCAATTGTTCCATACCTGTCTGGAGCAGAATGTACTAATCCACCCGGGTTATCTGTATGATCGGCTGGACGCGAGTCACATTCGGCTCTCATACGCGTATGCTTCCCCCGATGAGATGGAACATGGGTTAAAACGCCTCGCAGAAGCTGTCTACAGGCTCATGGATTCTGGCTCCTGACTTCGAATGTTGGTTCCTGATTTCACAATCAAAAAATAGCCTTGACTTGGAAGGACCATGTCCTTCAGATCAAGGCTATTCGCGTAAGTATCGTAAGTTTGTCCGAATACCAGTACGGGCAGATACCAGCTGCGCTGCGGGATACCTTTGAATGTTTTACCCTTTTACCGCACCCTCTGCAATCCCCTCCATGATGAACTTCTGGAAGAACGCATAGATCAGAATAACCGGAATCGCAGTCAGTACCAGGGAGGACAGAATCAACGGCCATTCCTTGTTGTATTCCCCAAACAGCATGTTCGTGGACAGAATCAGCGTATAACGATTCACATCGGTCAGCATGAGCAGTGGCAACAAGAAGTCATTCCAGATCCACAGGAAGTCCAGAATCGCGATGGTGACTGTGATCGGCAGCAAGAGTGGGAAGATAATCTGGAAGAACGTCTGGAACTCATTACATCCGTCCATCTGGGCTGACTCCTCCAATTCACGCGGAATGGACTTCACAAACCCGTGATAGAGGAAGATTGCCATATTCACGCCAAGTCCGATATAGATCAGGGCCAATCCGTACGTGCTTCCTTGCACCCCCATGCCTTTGGCTACCCGTGTCAGCGGAATCATGATCGAGTGGAACGGCACCAGCATGGATGCAACAAACAGGAAGAAGATCAGGTTACTCAAACGGCCGGAGGTACGTGACAGCTTGTATCCCGCCAGTGAGGCACAGAAGACGATACCACCGATCCCCAGAAAGGATACAATTGCCGAGTTCATGGAACTGCCCAACAGATTGATTTTGTTAAACGCGTCCGAATAATTCTCCCAGTGCAACGTTGTTGGCAGCGCGAGAAAAGATTGGAACATCTCACCCTGTGTTTTGAAAGAGTTCACAACCGCCATGTAGATCGGTAGCATAGCGACGAGAGAGCCCAGAATCAGCAGCAGTCGAATCAGATAACTATTCAGTCGTTGCATCCTCATGCTTCCACCTCTTTCTTCTTCATGACGGTGATCTGGATGAGTGTAAAGATGAGCACGATGATGAACAGCACAACCGATTTGGCACTCGCATAGCCGTATCTGAAGTTGTTGGAGAATGCTTCTTCATAGATGTTCATCGTGATCACCTGCGTGGCCCGACCCGGTCCGCCACCAGTCAGTCCATACACCACTTCAAACACTTTGAATGCTCCGTTCAGCGTCAGGAAGAAACAGATGGTCACGGCATGAGTAATCATTGGCAACACCACATTGCGCAGCACCTGGAATGCGTTGGCCCCATCAATAACAGCCGCTTCCTTGAGGCTTTTTGGCACACCCTGGAGAGCAGCCAGATAGATGATCATCATATACCCTACACCGTTCCAGAGCGATACGATCAGAATAGAGTAAAATGAAAACTTCGGATCACCCAGCCATTGCTGGTCGAGGAACGAAAAGGCCAGTTTCTCTGCGAGCTGTGGCAGCACCTGAGAGAAGATGAAGGTCCACATGAAAGCACTGATGATTGTACTGATCATGTTAGGCATGAAGAACAGCGTCCGAAAGAGCCCTTTGCTGCGCGTTCGTGACTCAATCAACACGGCCAGCAGCAAGGCAATTCCATTTTGCAGAATCAGCATAAATATTACATATTTCATCGTGAACCACAGGGAGTTCAGAAAGTCAGGATCTTCTTTGAACAATTCCACAAAGTTGCCCAGACCGATAAAGCTGTAATCCCGATTGAGTCCGTTCCAATCCGTCAGACTATAGAACATGCCACTAAACGTGGGATACAGCAGGAAAATCGCATAGATGACAAAGGCAGGCGCAGTGAACGCGAGCAGTGACAGATACTTCTTGAACACATTCGTAGCCATTGGTTCTCCCCCTTTTCACTCGAAGCGGATGATCGTAAACGAGGGAACAAAGAACGTTCTGCCTGCCATATCATCTGCTTGGAGACTGCGACGAAACAAAGTACCGCTAATTTGTTGACAAAACTCCCAAAACCGTTGAGATATTGCCAACAAAAGCAGGTACTAAATTTCTCACAACTCCCTACTTGTTGACTTTGTTGTAGGATTTCCACGCCTTGTCGAGCGCATCGATAACCTGCTGTTGATTTAATTGCCCAGAGTAGTAACCTTGCAACGCTTTGCCTGACTCGTCTTTCACCGCTTGAGGGAGGGATGGGTCCTCATAAGCTTTACCTTCACTCACATATTTCTGAGCATCGTCTACCCACGGGAAGCTCTTGAAGTCATGGATCTTGGCAATCGGATTAAATTTGAGTGCTTCGAAGAATGCACTTGAATCCTTGTCATCGAGAATGTAGTTCACGAAATCGAGTGCCACTTCTTTGTTTTTGCTAGATGATGATACTGCAAGTGAAGTGGAGGTGCTCAGATTGATTTTGGTATCATCCGGATTGTCATTGATCGGCATGGGTGCTACACCAAAGTTCAAGTCCGGGTTGGACTTCAGAATGGTTTCGGCAAACCATGGTCCCTGAATCCACATCGCGGCGCTTCCTGAAGCGAAGGCTGCTGAACCATCATCTCCGCCCACTTCCAGCGCTTTGTCCGTTCCATTGGCATTGACGAGATCGAAGATATCAAACAACGCTTTCATATCGGAGAAGGAGCCCTGATCCTGATTCATCTTCTCCACGAAGTCTTTGTGCTCAGACTGAGTTAATGCACCCACGGTAAGTGGCAGGAATAATTGCGGAATCCAGGCTTCTTTGTAGGACAGTTCAAACGGTGTAATGTTGGCTGCTTTGAGTTTCTCCACGACCGCTTTCATTTCCGTTAACGTCGTTGGCACTTCCAGCCCTTGCTCTTCAAAAATATCTTTATTGTACAGATAGCCCCATGATACTGTTTCCAATGGAACAGCTACGATTTTGCCCTCCGCATCCGTTATGGAAGGTTTAACCGAATCCAGCAGCTTATCGACAAAAGGTTGGCCCGACAGGTCTTCCAGATAACCAGCTTTGCTGAATGGTGGAATCTCATTGACTGCATGCAAGGCGAACACATCCGGTGCATCATTAGAGGCGAGTCGTGTCTTCAGTATCTGAGGGGCATTGTCCGCAGGCGGCATCTCCAGTTGCACGTTCACTTCAATGTTTTTCTCTGCTTTCTCCTTGGCTTTGAACTGTTCTATATATTTATCGTAGTGTTCTTTCAGCCGAGGTTGTGCAACGAATACTTTGAGTGATACCGTGCTGCCTGACGCCGATTCCTCCTGCCCATTTTCCGTTCCTGCATTGGAACCGCAACCTGCGAGCAGAACACTGACCAGTACCGCACTTGCTACGCTTTTCCATACTTTCATCTCTTATGACCTCCCGGTGTGTAACTGGTTTGTCTTTCATAGGCTCATTATATATCAGAAAATGAAAGCGCTTCATTGGACAAAATTAGACTTGTGTATTGGATTATTTTAAACCTTAATCCTGCCGCAAATGCTCTATCAAACGACTCATTCCGTGCTACTGGCTGAATTGCCTGACATACGAGCCTGTCCCTTCCGCATCTCCCCTGGAGATATTCCGAAATGCTTCTTAAACACTCGATAGAAGTAGGACACATCCTCATAACCCGCCATCTCGGCAATATGCTTGAACGGAATCTGTTCGTCCATCACCCATTCCTTCGCTCGCGTCATACGTAATTGGACAACATAGTCGGTCACGTTCACCTCATACTCTTTCTTGAATACCTTGCTGAGATATTCCTTACTAACAAAAAAGATCTGGGCGAGCTGCTCCAGCGTAATCATCTCCATACAGTGTTGCTGAATGTATTGCTTCACTTCGTCGAGGTTCAGCTTGTTCTTAAATTTGCGCTGCGCAATCAGCTGCTCCAAAGCCTGATAGTATGGAGTCGAAATCCATGTGATCGTGGATTCGATGGAAGCCAGTGCAGCCGCAGGAGGTAGCGCCGTTGCTTCGGGCC
Proteins encoded in this region:
- a CDS encoding extracellular solute-binding protein, coding for MKVWKSVASAVLVSVLLAGCGSNAGTENGQEESASGSTVSLKVFVAQPRLKEHYDKYIEQFKAKEKAEKNIEVNVQLEMPPADNAPQILKTRLASNDAPDVFALHAVNEIPPFSKAGYLEDLSGQPFVDKLLDSVKPSITDAEGKIVAVPLETVSWGYLYNKDIFEEQGLEVPTTLTEMKAVVEKLKAANITPFELSYKEAWIPQLFLPLTVGALTQSEHKDFVEKMNQDQGSFSDMKALFDIFDLVNANGTDKALEVGGDDGSAAFASGSAAMWIQGPWFAETILKSNPDLNFGVAPMPINDNPDDTKINLSTSTSLAVSSSSKNKEVALDFVNYILDDKDSSAFFEALKFNPIAKIHDFKSFPWVDDAQKYVSEGKAYEDPSLPQAVKDESGKALQGYYSGQLNQQQVIDALDKAWKSYNKVNK